From the genome of Deinococcus malanensis:
ACTGGTCACGGCCACCACTTCAATGCGCTCGGTCGTGAAGCCGATGCGCGTGACGTCACCGGCACCCAGGCGGCGGCTGGTGCGGTCCAGGCTGGCGCGCAGGGAGGCGAGTTCGGCGGCCAGGACATCGGCGCCTTCACCGTAGGCATCGAGCGGCAGGCCGTCGGGGCTGATCAGCGCACTGGCTACCACGCCGGGCAGGTTCCTCAGGGCGTCTATTTTCACAGGAGGCTCTCCAGGTTGCGGGCAGCCGAACGGCCATACAGCCGCGCCTGACCCAGGTTGCTGCGGGCGTCGAGCGCCAGAAGCAGGAAAAACTGGGGGTTGATGGGGTGCAGGTATACGCTCAGGCGCTCGCCGCGCAGGTACAGCTCGCGGGTTTCACCGCCGTTGAGGGTCTGGGTGTAGGCCCCGGACGCCGAGCGCAACAGCCCGGCATGCTCGGCCACCAGCAGGTTGAGGTCATCGTTGGTGGAGGTGTGTCCTTCGACCAGCAGGCCGTCGAGTCCACCGATCGCGGCGGCCCAGGCGCCGTCCACATCGGCCACAAGTTGGGTAAGGTGTTGCAGCATCGCCAATCATGATATGTGCCTGAGACCGACCTATTTCTTACACATCGGGCGAGATTGTGCAGAAGTTTGCAAAGCACCCTGCCGCACCACCCTGACTGGGGAGCTTTACCCCCGTCGCAAGCGCTCGATTTGCTGTATCTGGCGGCAATTTCGGTTAGAATAAAGGGGTTGAGGCACGCCCCCGGAATTACGCCCATAACATAATATGTGGTACACTGGGGCCACTTCCCGGCCTGAGTTTCAGGCTGGACTCATCCCCTTCTCGGCTGGGTCCCTGCGCCCACCGAGCCCACAGACTGGAGCACCATGACTGGAATTCATCCCGTTGACATCACCAGCGAAGTCAAGACCAACTTCATCAACTACGCCATGAACGTGATCGTGGACCGTGCGCTGCCCGATGTGCGTGACGGTCTCAAACCGGTGCAGCGGCGAATCATGTACGCCATGCTGCTCGAAGGCCTCTACAGCAACCAGAAGCACGC
Proteins encoded in this window:
- a CDS encoding roadblock/LC7 domain-containing protein yields the protein MKIDALRNLPGVVASALISPDGLPLDAYGEGADVLAAELASLRASLDRTSRRLGAGDVTRIGFTTERIEVVAVTSGDYTVGAVMLRGSDTRSIQQALARLALDLRDLPRTERV
- a CDS encoding roadblock/LC7 domain-containing protein is translated as MLQHLTQLVADVDGAWAAAIGGLDGLLVEGHTSTNDDLNLLVAEHAGLLRSASGAYTQTLNGGETRELYLRGERLSVYLHPINPQFFLLLALDARSNLGQARLYGRSAARNLESLL